The proteins below come from a single Aegilops tauschii subsp. strangulata cultivar AL8/78 chromosome 6, Aet v6.0, whole genome shotgun sequence genomic window:
- the LOC109738253 gene encoding uncharacterized protein, with amino-acid sequence MAYRLPLAGVRTSNYEARELPSNSYLDLGGPYGKFVPFIIAGEGGFGEHKQLNWTNLFLLNKLGSDIDRDHQEVIDQIKAEKDVEKIKELIERLPREIAEHLEGHETHEQVEILADLSRNMDQTMSYLSREIRHLRSDLGQVMQGIGEIREALARMERQNPCFRP; translated from the coding sequence ATGGCTTACAGGCTTCCACTGGCAGGAGTTAGGACTTCCAATTATGAGGCTAGAGAGCTTCCATCAAACAGCTACCTGGATCTGGGTGGGCCTTATGGAAAATTTGTGCCTTTCATAATCGCGGGAGAAGGGGGCTTTGGGGAGCATAAGCAGCTCAACTGGACAAACTTGTTTTTACTGAACAAGCTTGGCAGTGACATAGACAGGGATCATCAAGAGGTGATCGATCAGATAAAGGCAGAGAAAGATGTTGAAAAGATAAAAGAGTTGATAGAGCGACTGCCTCGTGAAATTGCTGAGCATTTGGAAGGCCATGAGACCCATGAACAGGTCGAAATCCTGGCAGATCTGAGCAGGAACATGGATCAGACGATGTCTTATCTCAGCAGAGAGATCCGGCATCTAAGGAGTGACCTGGGACAGGTGATGCAAGGTATCGGAGAGATACGCGAAGCATTGGCTAGGATGGAGCGCCAGAATCCTTGCTTCCGTCCATGA
- the LOC109738245 gene encoding uncharacterized protein gives MDLMDSESQAMDSASLLPADGRRLAWMSRLHSSPVHPLDDEDLLQEILLRLPPQPSSLPRASLVCPRWHCILSDPKFIQRFRRHHRKPPLLGFFFSETGFPTVFNPALDPPDRIPAERFSLPKNRFNASQHFLGCRHGLAVLTNLHLREIIVWDPLSGQQHRVGFPAGLDNNKVTYWHAELLCADAEDGHVHGDCFSSPFKLVAIWVVRCTQAFACLYESATGVWGDTVFTEVTKQNYNYSMRPGVLIGNALCWLLSGGDVLAFCLQSQSLHVMNKPLEIKYTSGSIQLLRTEDCGVGLAYLSELTIQLWERKSNCHGVVGWVLLQKTIQLQELFPQGMFSERKRVHITGYAEETNAIVLSVLRDDFMLQVDTMEIKHIQKRKGDGFTFPYANFYVAGMQVDGGDIGDENWDVVDELMHYLGVPAHLDVDEF, from the exons ATGGATCTCATGGATTCAGAAAGCCAAGCCATGGATTCGGCGTCGCTGCTGCCAGCAG ATGGAAGAAGGTTAGCCTGGATGAGCCGCCTCCATTCCTCGCCAGTGCACCCGCTGGACGACGAGGACCTCCTCCAGGAGATTCTCCTCCGCCTGCCTCCTCAGCCATCCTCTCTCCCCCGTGCTTCCCTCGTCTGCCCGCGCTGGCATTGCATCCTCTCCGACCCCAAGTTCATCCAGCGCTTCCGTAGACACCATCGGAAACCCCCGCTTCTCGGTTTCTTCTTCTCTGAAACGGGCTTTCCCACCGTCTTCAATCCCGCTCTCGACCCACCCGATCGAATCCCCGCCGAGCGCTTCTCCTTGCCCAAGAATAGATTCAATGCCAGCCAGCACTTTCTCGGTTGCCGCCATGGCCTCGCCGTCCTAACCAACTTGCACCTCCGCGAGATTATCGTGTGGGATCCCCTCAGCGGCCAACAACACCGCGTGGGTTTTCCAGCGGGGCTTGACAACAACAAAGTGACGTACTGGCATGCCGAACTGTTGTGCGCTGATGCCGAAGATGGGCACGTGCACGGGGATTGCTTCTCGAGCCCGTTCAAATTGGTCGCAATCTGGGTCGTCAGATGCACGCAGGCATTTGCTTGCCTCTATGAATCAGCAACCGGTGTATGGGGAGACACTGTCTTCACGGAGGTTACAAAACAGAATTATAATTATAGCATGAGGCCTGGCGTTCTTATTGGGAATGCACTTTGCTGGTTGCTTTCTGGAGGTGACGTTCTGGCATTTTGTCTTCAAAGCCAGAGCCTTCATGTGATGAACAAGCCGTTGGAAATCAAGTACACCTCCGGTTCTATTCAGCTCTTAAGAACAGAGGATTGTGGTGTTGGTCTCGCGTATTTGTCAGAACTGACCATTCAATTATGGGAGAGGAAATCAAATTGTCATGGCGTCGTCGGCTGGGTGCTTCTGCAAAAAACTATTCAATTGCAGGAGCTCTTTCCACAAGGAATGTTTAGTGAGAGGAAAAGGGTGCACATAACAGGGTATGCCGAGGAGACAAATGCGATTGTTCTGTCTGTGTTGAGAGACGACTTCATGCTGCAAGTTGACACGATGGAGATCAAACATATTCAGAAAAGAAAAGGAGATGGATTTACCTTTCCGTACGCAAATTTCTATGTTGCAG GTATGCAAGTTGATGGTGGAGACATAGGAGATGAAAATTGGGACGTAGTGGATGAACTAATGCACTATCTCGGTGTCCCTGCTCATCTTGATGTTGATGAGTTTTGA